The Meriones unguiculatus strain TT.TT164.6M chromosome 18, Bangor_MerUng_6.1, whole genome shotgun sequence genome segment tttgctgaagctgtttatcagcttcagaagttccctggtagaatttttggcatcactcgggtatactgtcatatcatctgggaatagtgatactttgacttcttcctttccaatttgtattcttctaatcccctttagttgttttattgctctagcaaggacttcaagaactatgttaaagagctacagagacagtgggcagccttgccttgtccctgatttcagtgggattgatttaagtttctcaatTTAAGTCTCTCAATTTAAATCCAAGTTCTACATATGAGAATAAATGAGTGTTCAACTTTCAAAATCTAGTTTATTTATCCTACATGATTTCACTATTAGTTATATATGgtacaattttattttgtatatgcaCCATATTTCTTATATCCATTCTCATGATGATGAGTATCTACACTGGTTCCATTTCTTAGCCTTGGTAAATAGTTTAGCAAAAAACATGGATGTGCAATTACCTCTTTGGTAGGAACTTCATCCCTTTGAGATATAAGCACAGGGTGGAAAAGCTTTGATCATATGGCAGTCAACATTCAGCTTTTTCAGAAACCTCATCCACTGTGGTTTCAAGTGTTTCCACAAGCACTAGACAGTTTTTAAGTATTCCTCTTTTACCAGTAACTGTGGCCATTTGTTTTCTCATTGATAGCCATATGACTGTGTTGAGAAAGAATCGCAAAGAACTTTCAGTTTGCATTTTTCCTAAGAATGCTGAACATCGTTTCAACTggtttttaattatttcctcttttccttctttctttctttcttttctttctttctttcttccttcctttagaGAATAATCTATTCAGTTCTTTGGCCCACTTATTGTATGGAAGGCTTCATTCACTGAAATTTCATTATGAAAGTTCTGTATAATTTTTAGATGTTAATAATCTCTTGTGTGATAAATAATGAACAAATATTCAGGTTTGTTGTTTAGGACGTAGACTGGTTTCATTCTCATGATGATTTCCTTTGTTGAACAGAGCTGTTTAACCTCTTGTAATTCTTTTGTCAGTTTAGGAGATTATATTCTATGCCAGGAGGGTTCTTTTCAGAATGTTCTTGCCTGTATCTTGATGTCTTTCCTCtggattttgttcattttcaggAAGCCATTCCTAAAATTATGATAATTTATACTTTTAGAAGGATTTTTAAGCACAGTGGAACATTCTTCTACACCTGACTATCCCATTTACATGTCACCACTCATTGAAGAAGATTGTTTCTAATATTGGTTTTGAATCCTTTGATGAAAGTTACAATTTTTTagttatgtgtgtttatttctgagtctctTTCCATTTTGTTGGTGTACATATGGGTTTTGTAGTGGTATacaatgtctttttatttttatttttatattaattacagtttattcactttgtatcacagctgtagctccctcccaatctcaccctctctccctcatcttctccctgaccCTCTTCAAGTCcgctgttaggggaggtcctcctcccctttcatctgaccctagcctatcaggtctcatcaggactggctgcattgtcttcctctgtggcctggcaaggctgctccccactcaaggggaagtgatcaaaaagccaaccaccgagttcatgtcagagacagtctctgttcccattactaaggaacccacttggatactgggttgccatgggctacaggggttctaggttatctccattaatggtccttggttggagtatcagtctcagaaaagactcctgggcctcATCTtcagtgaggcatcccagaagcagaaagacacacatggcatatatgcacttataagtggatattagtcatataatataggataaacatactaaaatctgtacacctaaagaagctaagcaaggaggaccctgggtaagattatcaaccctcactcaaaaaggcaaacaggatggacattggaagaggaagaaaacagaaaacaggacaggaacctatcacagagggcctctgaaagactaccccagtagggtatcaaaacagatggtgaggctcatagccaaactttgggcaaaatgcatggaatcttatgaaagaaggaggagatagaaatacATTGTCTTTGATCCTATGATTTTGTAACATATTTTGAGATCAAGTATTGTGATAGCTTTGCAATTGTTTTCTGGAAGAGAGAGACTTTTTTCTACATTTAAGTTGAGGATTCATTTGTGAAATCTGTGAAGAATGCCATTGAAATTTTGATATTGGTTGATTTGGACCAATAGAATATTTTACGTAATATGTCCATCTGCATAATATTAAACAGCAGTATCTTCTACTTCATTGTATGTAGGTGACATATATTATTACATCACCAtacagccattttttttccttgaccaCTGATTGGAGTATATAAGTATGTAGTCTTTGTTCATTGACTTACATTACTATCTGTTGTTATTATAGTACTATGGACACTAACCAGTGGATCTTCGACACTGTTGCACGAGAGTCCAACATAAAGAACATTACAGAAGCCACTACATTTGTCCTCAGGGGACTCACAGACAACACTAACCTTCAGatcattctctttttcctctttctagcAATTTACCTTTTTACTCTAATAGGAAATGTGGGACTTATTATTTTAGTCATTGGAGATCCTCAACTCCACAACCCTATGTACTGCTTCCTCAGTGTGTTGTCTTCTGTGGATGCCTGCTATTCCTCAGATATCACCCCAAATATGTTAGTAGGTTTTATGTccaaaaacaaaatcatttcaTTTCATGGTTGTGCAATGCAGATGTTCCTTGCTGTTACATTTGGAACCACAGAATGCTTTCTTTTGGCAGCAATGGCATATGATCGATATGTGGCTATTCACAACCCACTTCTGTATGCAGTTAGCATGTCTCCTAGAGTGTATGTGCCACTGATCATTGCTTCCTATGCTGGTGGAATTCTGCATGCTGTTATCCACACAGCTGCCACTTTCAGCCTGTCTTTCTGTCGGTCTAACAAAGTCAGACATATATTCTGTGATATTCCTCCTCTACTTGCTATTTCCTGCTCTGAAACCTATATAAATGAGATTCTGCTCTtcttctttgtgagtttcatagAGCTAGTCACCATCCTGATCGTTCTGGTCTCCTATGCTTTTATCCTGTTGTCAATTCTGAAGATGAAATCATCTGATGGAAGGAGGAAAGTCTTCTCAACATGTGGAGCTCACCTCACTGCTGTGTCTATTTATTATGGCACAATCCTCTTCATGTATGTAAGACCTAGTTCCAACTATTCCCTGGAGCATGACATGGTAGTGTCCACATTTTACACCATTGGGATTCCCATGCTCAACCCCATCATCTACAGTCTAAGAAACCAAGATGTCAAAGAGGCTATGAGAAGAGTTCTGAGAAAAAACTTTCATAGTAAACCCTGAAttcaaattttaaacttttttgcgCTTCTATTACAAGTATTTAATATGAAGTTTTAATGTATTTTCTTACGTATTTTACATTGAATTTTTTTCACCAGTCTTTAATTCATTCAAATCAAATTCATTCAAACAAAATCATTGCTGTTTGCTACTTTTTATATAAGGTTCAAGgttaattctcctgtctccacgaCTCATCTCAGCTTAGAAACACTTTGATTACAGATGTATCTTTTCATCATTAGCTTCATATGGGTTCTAGAAATTCAAACTAACATCTCCACATGTGGCTAGCAAGCATTTTACATACTGAGCTGTCTAACATCACTTCAATGTTTGATTTTTGAAgaacataaaattccatttatttttagtttaaataaacattattttaaaatatgcattgttgggctggagagatggcttagaggttaagaacactgactgttcttccaatggtcctgagttcagttcccagtaaccacatggtggctcacaaccatctataatgagatctggtgccctcttctggtgtgcaggtgtacatgcagacagagcattgtatatttaataaataaatgaaactttaaaaaatatatatggattGTTAttacagtctttttaaaaattaaataatgattaCATTCAACTTTCTGcataatatttacatatgtaaaagtgtggcatttatttgtttcttataaaATCTGTGTTCAAAGATTTCTCAGAGAGAATCACTTACAAATCTGCTGAAATAATTGTAATTTGTAGGACTATTTTAACAATATACCATACAACACCTGGTTTATGCAAAAAACTCATTTTTTCTATGTCTGGATGTTAGACATTTAAGATCAAAGAgttttcacaggaaaaaaatgctCATTGGCTTTTCTGGGTATATTGGAGATTGTTATCTTTTTCAGAGTCTCCCTTGTAGTTTCCTCTATAGTCTTTCTCTTAATTAAAAGATTAGTCATTTTCCTAATCTAGCCTTATGAAAATACAAACTATATTGAATTAGcacctaaccaaaaaaaaaaaaaaacctcactataataaacttcattttaaaagacTGTGTCTCTAAATTCAGACACATTCTTAAACACGAGGTATTTAGTTTTAACATTgaatcctgtgtgtgtgcatacaaacATTTGTAATTATATGATATAGTCATATGACCctgttttaaaatgaaagtatATTACCTCATTACttgaaaaatatattcaatattcAGGGCTGTTATTGCATACAAAATCATGGTTGTATTTGACTAGTTTGGTGAAGTGCTACCTAATCAACAGGTTAACCATAGTATATATTACCTTCATTAAGTACCAATCTCTGACTTTATTATGTATTGTACTCTCTAATCCCACTCACCACACAGGAAAATATACCTAGCCCATTACACGTGGCAATCAAGGACTTTAGGACAAAGTTGTACCCAAGGCCTctagttaaatattttttatatgtcTGTAGCACATAGaatcatacataaataaattt includes the following:
- the LOC110543606 gene encoding olfactory receptor 141, which produces MYCFLSVLSSVDACYSSDITPNMLVGFMSKNKIISFHGCAMQMFLAVTFGTTECFLLAAMAYDRYVAIHNPLLYAVSMSPRVYVPLIIASYAGGILHAVIHTAATFSLSFCRSNKVRHIFCDIPPLLAISCSETYINEILLFFFVSFIELVTILIVLVSYAFILLSILKMKSSDGRRKVFSTCGAHLTAVSIYYGTILFMYVRPSSNYSLEHDMVVSTFYTIGIPMLNPIIYSLRNQDVKEAMRRVLRKNFHSKP